In the Podarcis muralis chromosome 15, rPodMur119.hap1.1, whole genome shotgun sequence genome, acccttggggtcccttcccactctacagctTTGTTATTCCATGACTGTTCCACGTGCAGATCagctgctttgccactgagctgtgggtaCATTCCACTTGAAATGACACCCTGGTTCTCTGTTGGTTCTAAAACAATCCCGACTACATAGCCTCTGTCATTGATGCCCCAATTGCTTTATCGTCTCAGGACCCACCTACCACGAAAACTCACTTGCCTGGTTGTAGACTTGAGGTTCGTTCCCTATTCTTTGAGCCAGTACTACTAACGACAATTTGTTCAGTTTTGTACCATGTCTCTTTGCAGCATATTCAAATGAGGTTGCTTTTGGTTGCGAGAGAGAGCGAGGTGGGTAAGAAAGTTTGTAGCAGCAACTCACGATAGGGATGCAAAGCCAGAGACAATATGAGATGATGGTCCATTGCCTGAAGGCTGCAGCCTTCTGACCACAGAACTGCTTGATTTTTTTTCAAACTGAAGCCCTAAGAGATCTAGGAATTTGCTTTGTGGAGTGGGGCAGAATGAAAACTCAGAATCTCTGGAATAAAAGTTCTTTCCTGGAAATGGAATTCAGTGCATGCAAGATGGCAGAAACAATGAATAACCCTTGGTGAAATAGCCCTTTTGACCAATGTTGGCTCTTGAGAGGCATTTTGTTCCCCCTTTAGCTGTCATTCAAGTAGATTTTATGAAGCCGGCCAGCGATCTGGTTTTTCCCCTTATCACAGATTTAAAAAAAGAGTGTAATTAAATGAAGCATTGAGGTGAACAAGCAATTAGCCAATCAATCTAGATCTGCGAATAGCAGCGGTATGAATTACAGATAACTATCTTGAATGCTGTTAGAATTCGTATCATTCTTTGAGTCAGTGAGCCGTACTGGGAGTTTGGGTCCCATCCTGACCTGTCCTTATCCCAGCCCCCATGGACAGAATATTTGAGATTTGATTACTGCCTGATaatgcttttctttctcctttttttttctcttctctctctgctcaggTCAGTAAAATTGTGTCAAACGTCCCCCACCTGGAGTTTCTGAACCTGAGCTCCAACCCTCTGAATCTGTCGGTCTTAGAGAGGACGTGTGCTGGGTCTTTTGCCGGCATTCGGAAACTTGTGCTCAACAAcagcaaagcatcctgggaaacgGTCCATACAATACTGCAAGAATTGCCAGAGTAAGCCTGGAGCAGGAAGGGCAGGTGCCCTTTAAGGACAGATTGGCGTATCATACAGCAAGTAACAGAAGTTTGTGCATTGGATCAGAAGCCCCCAGTTCAAAGCTTGCTGCAGCTGTGAAATTCATTTAGGAAAAGAGCTATAGGGTTgctagtcctacttagagtagacccactgaagttaatggacataacTAACCTAGTAGCTCAAAAAGTTGTACTAGTCCTCTTGCCCCCATGTAGCTGTGTTAGTAATGCCGGCTTGAGTTGATTCCAACCTGTTGCTATCAGTCTGGCGAGTGGCTGTTTCGAAGCCTGTCATTGTTAGCAGCCTGTTGCATTTATGATAAATAGTTTGCATGTATGCCATATTTTAGAATGTTCAGGGAGCTTCAGCTGCATTAATCCCTACTCAGTAAGGTAGAGCAGGATGCTGAGCTGTTTTAACCTTAGACAAAAGAGGTGGTTAATTTGCAAGCTCATGTAGAGGTGAAGATTTGAACCAGGACTTCCTGATATAGAAGAAAGTCTTCTTCTCTGCTCCCTACATAGGGCCGTTCTACACAGTGCCATGTAATAAGGTGGTAGAGTGGGTTGAACCACTTTGAAGTGCAGGTAGGAGTCTATGTACAGTATATGAATGCAACAAATTCCCTGCAAGTAGCTCTTCGGCATAGGCAAAGTGCCAGACTAGAACTTTTCTCTCTGATGTGCTACCTTTCTGCTTTCAGGGATTTTATTGTTATGTGGTGGTGAGCATTCAGAAGTACTTGTGCTCCGCCTGTCACCCGAACAGTCCACAACCTCATTCTGCTGTATTTGAAAGGATTTGTGCCACGTAATGTTATTTCCAATATTGCACTAACTCTGAACTGCCAAGTGCACTGATGCAAAGCCCTGCCCCCCAATCTTGATTTGCAAATGGTGGTGGTCCGGTGTAAATATATTCTTTTCTTCTGAGATGCTATTCAATTATCAAAACCAAAAAACTTGGGCTGGCTGACAGCTTCTGGTTAAAGATCTCCTTGcaaattttttttcttaaaaatctaGATGTCTGGTTGCAGCATTCTGGATGGGCTCCAACTCGGTGTCATTCCTCCCTATACATGCCCCCAGCCTGTGGATTGTGGTGGGGCAGGGTTGTTTCTTATTCATTACTGCTTGTTTTTTCTTGGTAGCAGGACATTTCAACACACTGAAGTGAGAGAGTCTGGGGCAGTGTGTGGGGAGATTAGGCTGACATTCCTAATGTGCAAACTTTCTACGTTGCaaggcttgttttgttttgctcccaGTTTTCCTGCCTTCAGCCTAACACATGACAGTTCAGGAAAACTACATTACcacttcattctgctgcatgtctataacttatttctttcttttatatatatatatatatatataattttttattagtttttttaacatatcattttcaacagtaattaaacatacttttacatcttattcaaatttttgacttccatcaatcctgtttGAAAATTCTCcagtctaatctctcagtatgcatttcttatcttccctattacatttcaaactcattacCAGTATCtcttatctttttctactttgtaacacttcgtatatttctccttacaaaacttcttgtagtcctactagcgtaatttgttaattacagttgctcttcaaataattcatatacttcttccaatcttctgtaaatctctgggcctgcaggtttcaaatccttcctgtcattttgtccaattctgcatagtccattaatttcgtctgccattcttctttcgtcggaatttcttcttgtttccatttctgggctaacagtactcttgccgcagttgttgcatataaaaacaatttaacatcttgcctattaatgtcctgacctataataccaagtaaaaatgcttctggtttttaaaaaaatgtatatttcaacttaTAACTTATTTCTATTTCACTAGAAGCCTTGGACATCTAATAACatttaattttttcttcttgcagCTTGGAGGAACTCTTCCTGTGCCTTAACGACTATAAAACGGTGTCTTGTTCTCCAGTTTGTTGCCACTCTCTCAAGCTGCTCCACATAACTGACAATAATCTCAAAGACTGGACTGAAATCCGAAAGTTGGGGATAATGTTTCCATCACTGGACACGCTGGTTCTGGCCAATAACTACCTGACAGCCATTGAAGACTCAGAAGATTCTCTGGCAAGGCTGTTTCCACACTTGCGATCCATCAGTCTGCACAAGTCAGGTGAGGTCCCCAGTGAAACATGCCCTTCTGGATCCAGATTTAAGACTTGCTATAAATCTTTCTAACATCCATACACACTTCAAATCTTGCAATTGAATGTGCTGCCTCTGTCAATATGATCTTGTTAATATGGTaatgagaaggaaggaagcattGGTCTGTGCCcacatttaaattttattttggttttattgcTGACTCCTAAACTACACCTCATCACTTATTTCTCAGTGGACCAGTGTTCTTCAGCATCTGCCCGTGCAGTTTCCTAAAGCATGAAGTTACTGTACTGTGAAATACTATCTTGTTTACCATTGATGTATTAGCCTAGTTGACTGGCTCTTGATTGTTTTTTGTGATCATGGACAAGGAGCGATGGGAGAGGGTATTGGGAGATACAAGCTTTTTAGAAAAATGAGGATGGCACATCTCATTAGAATTCAAATTCATTTTTTCCATTCCTCAAGCCCTATGGGTCAGGAGtggggcactccagatgttgctgaactacaattcccatcagccccagcaagcatggccattggccaagggatgctgggagttgtagttgtgcAGCATCTGAAAGGCAAAAGATTCCCTGTACCTAGTTTAGCTTCTTCTTACATTTTTACtgcttgtgtgtgtatgagaAGGGTGAGTTGGACACCAAAGGGATTTTCTGCTTGATTCACTAGCATGTCTTGGTTTGCCTCTGTGACAGGCTAGGTCCATGCATTTGGCAAACTGAGGCAGTCATGAAATACTAGAATCCTGAGAGGATAGAACAGTCTTCATCACATCAGACTGAGATACGTTTACATGGGTGAACATTCAAAAAATGTTCTGCCACGTccacccaaaaatggaagcagtcCAATCCACCGTGTTACCTGATTTGACTGCATCCATAGACGAGGCTTGAGAGTAATTTATAATTCTGATTGCACATGTACTGGTGGAATGTCAACGTCTCCTTGTTTTCCCCAGTCAATTTTATGCACAGACACAAGAACACCCAATTATTTTGATTTGCTCCTTTCCGACGCCTTCCTTCCCTGAACACTCCCTTTCTTTAAAGCAGGTCTGCAGTGCTGGGGAGACATCGACAAACTCAATTCTTTTCCCAAGCTCGAGGAAGTGAGGTTACTGGGCATTCCTCTCCTTCAGCCATACACCAATGAGGAGCGCAGGAAGCTGGTAATAGCCAGGTCTGCAgatgttttttgttgttcttcTTGGTTGATTCTGGGTTAATGCAGCCAAAATAGTGTGGCCTTTAAACCTTTTGATGCCTCTCTGGGCTCCATTGGGAGGAAGGGCCAGAtacaaaattaatgaatgaataaagCAAGCATGAATGTCTCAGGTATTTGAGGAGGTAGAGTGTGGGAGTAGCTGTGGGAAACAGCCTGTATGTGGAGTTGACAACTGTTGAGTCGTATGAACTCTGAACTCTTTACTCCTGGAGGGAAGATAGAAGCAGAAAATAATATTCTCTTGTGGGTGTTAAATTATTTCACATATTGTGAGGAGCTGCCACCTTGCTTCTAAACATGCCAAAATACCATCCTTGCATCCAAACGGAAGGAACTATGGGGAAATCAGACCACCAGTAAGCTTTCTGAGTCGAAGCTGTTACCTCAGTTTTGGTTAAGTGCACTGCTGAGTACCAGAGGAAGGAAGTTGTCCTGGCTTGGTTGGGGATTGGGCAATAGAATCCTTACTCATCAAAATCTTTTGAGGGGGAGTCCCCATCCATCAGCATGCCTTGTAGTGTTCTCCTCACTTGTCAAAAGCAGATTTCTTGAGTGCTAATTATTTTCAAGCGCTCAGCAGGTCCTTTTCCGTAAATGCAGTTCTCTGTTCCGAACTCAGCCACAGTTCTGGGGGACAGTGTTGATCTACAAGCCTTATTCAGGTTCCTGAACTCTTGTGGCTAGCTGTGCTCTTTTTAAGAATGTTTGGATTATTGGGAATAAGTCTGATGAAAGAATTATCCCATGTGTGCTACAAGCTAGCAACATAGGCTAGGTGCTGCTGAAACGAACTTCAGTGTATGTATTCTTTGCATAAAATCTGTCATCTTGGCTAAACATGTTCATGGCTAAAACTCTGCACTTGGAActtaaaattaccgtatttttcaccctatagggcgcactggcccatagggcgcacctagtgtgtggtttttttggggggggggaataaagaaaaaaaaattattcccccccccccaggcgcggggctggggtgggggaagcccgagtttccccagcccccagaacaggctgctatccgcaagcctagggagcccgccggtctccccaggcttgcggatatctgcccgaagcccggggtgcactGCTCAGCGCGCTCCAGGCTTccggatgcaggctgctatccacaagcctagggagcccggcgggaactcccgccaagCTCACAGGGCAtgcggatatctgcccaaaggctggagagtgagaggggtcggtgcgcaccgacccctctcgctctccaggcttcagcaaaagcctgcattcgccccataggacgcacacacatttccccttcatttttgaaggggaaaaagtgcgtcctatagggctaaaaatacggtatatagcttTGTTTACATGTTTAAAAGATAAATGCCCCACTTTTCTGTCTATTGAAGTAGGTTatggaaacaatttttaaaaaaattatttcgaTTTAAGTATTTCATCTAATCATAAaactataatagtaataatactttattaaatttgtatactgccccatatccacaggtctcagggctgttacggcataaaatcacaatataaaaatacaagatacattaaaaaaaataaccccCTTTCCCCAAATGCAAAATCTCAAACAGAAACCACCATTATTACAACATTTAGTGGCAAATCCTTCCAAGAATTTGAGtaaatcaaaactgctttcatTTGTCCTATAACTGCATCAAATTAGGCACCGAGAGGGCACGTCCCGGAAGGGAATTCATTCCACTGTTCCATGGTTTGGGTGCTGCAACAGTGAAGGCCTTCTTGTTGTTGATTGCCTCCCTAACTTCCAAAGGTGTGGAACTCTTTGAAGGAGCTCCTCTTTTGAAGATCTCATGAAGTGATCAGGTTCATGTAGGAAAGGACGTTCATGGCCTTATCTCTCAGAATTgccactttgagttgtgctttgGAAGCACAAGCCTGTGTTCCAATGATGCACTAAGACATACCATGACTCAGCTCTGGGTAATACAAAAAGAGGACGACCAACAGAGGAACACAGCAGCCACCATCTTCTGCTTGGTCACCTGCACGTTCACactaagccacagtttggcttagCTTTGTGTGAAGAGAGTCACTGCATCATAAAATACCTCCCTAACATTCAGCAattccccatctcccccccccccttccttttttcattTGTGGAAGTCTTAGGAGTAGACCGCTATCAGACATCACCAAAACGTTTGCGTCTCTAACTTGCCTTCCTGTCCTTACCTGAGGGTTGGCTGCCTTTCTGTTTGAATTCTGCACAATCAGGAGGCAACACTTAACAAACGCCTTGCTGAACTTACAATACTTTGGGTgccagtatttattttttaaaacaaaaacctcttTTGAAATCCTGTCACATATGCATTTATGTTCAAATTGTAACATGTGGTTTCGGATTAAATTCTCTTCGCCAAGGCACCTGCATAATAAAACACATTTCCTTTAAGAGTTCATGTTTTCAATTATCTGGAGAAATCCCCTGGGAACGCAATACTCATCATTTTGCTGTTGTCTGATAAATTTGGGGGgtattcttttttcccttctcgaGATGGTAACATTTCCACCTCTTTTGAACATGGCAGGTTACCATCTATCAATAAGCTGAACGGGAGTGTCATTTTGGAAGGAGAGCGAGAGGACTCGGAGAGGTTTTTTATTCGTTACTACATGGACTTTCCACAAGAGGAAGCCCCTTTCAGGTGAGAACTTCTGATCCCAGAAGTTTTAGAATAGGTAATGAGTTCGTTTAAAGTCCTTGAGTCATGTATGTACCATAGTTCCTAGAAACGGTAAGCTGTAAACTGAGATCTCGCCTTTGCCACATGCTCATTGGATAGCCATATAGCCTGTTTGCCCTATCTGTCATCAGTGTAGATATAATAATACTGACCTTCCTTTCTAGGGTGTTGTAAGGATTGCTGAATCTAAAATGCTAGACAAATGTTAAATTGTATGGTTAAAGTGTGAATATTTTCACCTGTTTATCATTTAGACCATATTGTCAGTGTCCCTGGCACCTTACAGTTTTATGTGGGCAGGATGTGGCTGTTAGTTCTGTGTAGGCGATTGATATTCCCACCTCACTAAGCTGAGCCCCTCCTGAGAAGTCAGCATCCTCTGGGAATGGGTTCCAGTCCGTCACTTCGGTGCCAGCACTCAGCGGCTAATCCTCTTGCCATCTGGTGTTTAAGCGCCCTTGAGCTCCAGAGACGTATGTGCCCAAACCGAATGTGTTTCGATGGCATCCCCTGTGTGCCATTTTCATCCTTCCTTCGCAAAGGAGCGAAAACTTGGCCATGCTCCAAGCCATCAGTTGGAATGCCTGGCCACTCGTTGGCACTTTGCAttcccaagcacaagagcagtttTGAAAagggttccttgttctctctctctctctctctggggcagAGTCAGGTGTGCAGGCTGACCTGACCGCTGGAAAAAGGTGTGGGGTTAAGAGGAGACGGCAGGAGGCCCAGTTGCAGAGAGGCCACTCCAGCATGGGGGCTGATAGAACTTGGTGGCAGCCTTCTCTAATGGCACCAGAGTGTGCAAACCTGTCTAAAGGAATCCttcaaacacttttttaaaaatgccacggTGTGCAACTAGCAGCCCACAGGGCAGCACTTCCTGGAGCAGGCTGTCTTGtaaaagggaaggggaaagtcTTTCGAGATCCATAGAAGTGGGTTGAGGGTGGGAACGCAGGCCAGAAGGGATGGAGGAAAAGGGCTGAGGGAGAGCTCTGACTTGCAAAGGGTTCTGTGGCAAAATGTCCTGCTGTGTTTTGAGGCCCTGTTGAGTGGAAGACTGTAGGGTCTGTCTGTGTGACCCCTATGAATAACTTGCTTGGAGAACAATACAGGCACCTCCCTGTTTACTTGGGGGTTACGTTCAAGTGAAAtcgtgtatatttgaaacaccatttaaaaagcctgcaaaccCACCATCCCTCCCCTTTTAATGACATTTGTGGGTCACTTTCAGGTTCAGCGTGACATGCGAATGCACGGTCGTGCACATACCGGATGGCGCTAAAACAGCCGCTCCCTGTACAAAATATATTGCAACCGTTTCTCCTTGGCTTCTGCATTAACAATCGTACATTCCTCTGGAATGGGGGGGCATGCTATTGTGAAATGCTCAAATCTGACCCTCTGTGGGGTGTTCCATTTAAGGTTGGGGTGAAACACCTCTCCCCTCGTTTCTCAAAAAGTATGTCCCATTCTTCTCCTGCTTTCCTTGTGTGAGTGGGGAGGAATTCCTCTGAAATTCCCAGGAGTTGTTTGCTGCTTACCTTGCTGGATCTCTCCAGAAAGTGTGGGCAAACAAGAAGACCTGGAGGGAGCATTGTGACGTTTCCCATCAACCCcacttcccagaatgctttggagtGATGTGATGTTGCAAGGCATTCTAGGAAGTGCGGCCTTTGGGTACCTACGGAGAGAGTTATCACCCCACATGGCTTTTCTTAATGTTGAAAAGGCAGGGAGGAAATGGCCACTCAGAAGTGGCAATTCCACCCTGAATTTTTTTGATAAATTCTCCTCCCCCACTACCCCACAAAGCAaatcatatttccccccccccccagaggtttTTGTTTCGCCCTCCCTCACCCACCCAACAAATGGTCAAGAAATATTTCTTTCAACACTTTTCTAGCATCATTGTCATTTTGTGTGTCGATTTTTGCTTCCGTTCTAGAAAGCTGTTTTCTGCCTTTTCCAAAGATGTTTCACGTAGGAAGCAAGGGGAGCTCGGATCCTCCCCCCGCCCACCTGCTCCCCGGTTCatagccttttaaaaatgctgcaacCCCTCCCATCCTTCTGTGCTCAATGGCCCTTTTGTCCGAATGCCCTCATCTGTGTGGGGTCTCTAAAAGACTTGTGCGCCCATTGAAAGCTGTTTTTCCGCTCCACAGAGCTAGTGTGCCATTTCAGGGATATCCATGGACGAGGCTGCGCATGGCTGGGGTGGTCTCCCCAGTGACAAGGGTTCAGGTTCCACATCCTAGACCTTTGGCCCATGATCGATGTTCAACCTGTGGTTGTGTACGTTTTCCCCACCCTGCACCCCATTTCATTCTGGGCCTCCCTCTCCAGCCCATATTACAAAcaaaagcctctctctctctttagcccTCCAGTTCTTCcagggctgtgacctttacatgAGCAGTGTCAGTCCTCTGCACCTACGCACCCAAAACAACGACATTTAATTCATTGGTTGAGTCCTGCATGTGACATACATATAGTGAAATAATAATCACATGCTTTAGTCACATTGTTGAATTTTGCAAGAACTTTGGGGCTTGAGGAGTTAAGCATAGCAGCTGTAGTGCAGAAGAACAAATAGCAATGCAGGGCACTGACTTTTTATTCCAGACCACCAAATGACCTGGTTTCTGAGCCAGCAAACAGTGTCTGAAGAATTGCCTCCTGTGATATGAATccacagtaagcccacaacttacatggGGGCTATGCTTCAGGGATCGACCCTAAAgcaaaaattgtgtatagtcaatacacattgggttcaatggtgggtggggatgctaaagtcatttttcctggttgcccacccacccccattcattcattcattcattcactttgccaagcatgcaaaacttaatgcgcacaagttaaatgcataaGCTGCAGGCTTACTATACTTGATCCTGGAGAACTACTGGGGCCCTGCTCTGCGTCTCCCTACCTACCCTCATCTGCTGGAGGTTGCAAAAGAAAGCAGCTTGTAATAGTGTCGTGCTGTTTTTATGAGATTTGTTTGCTAGATGTTACatatttgtttttaacattcttttaattttattatagcttaatttattttttattgtttttaacatgttTCTAGCTTACGTGCTTTATCCATGTCTGTTTGAATTTTTGTTAGCCAGTTTGAGTCCTGGTTCTGGAGGAAAGcaggatgtaaataaataaaatagtaatagtaataatattttctGTTTCAGCACTGAGGTGTTGAAATGCCCCGTCACTGCTCTCCTTTCAATGGGCCCTTTTAAATAGTTATTTAAATTATATCATTTGGTAACATTTAAAATGTTCCTAGGTTTGctgtttcaatttttttaaattcattttttattcattttattcattttcaaaatgaaagACACTTCATCGTTCTCAGAATTTTGGTTGCAAACAAGATTGCTAGAAACTTGTGTGTgaggatgctttttttttttaagggccatGACTTGTAGGAAATGCTGATCCAGCACTATGCAGATGTGCTGTTCATATGAAAGCATTCATGCTAGGCATGTGAGAGCCAAGCTGAAAATGCGGGAAGCAAAATGTACTGAAAATTGCCATCTTTCTCATTTTGGGATACAGGCCGGCCTTAGAAATTACCTCTCTCAGTAGTTTCAAGCCAAGTTGAAGGAAATCCTTCTGTAGCCCCAAGTTTCCAATTCTTCTGCttcattttgctttcttcttAGCCTGCTTGTTTTTTTCCTATATGGTTTTTGGACCTGGGGACAACAGAAACAGCACCTCTGCTGATTGAGATGTTGTTTCCAAGCACTCTCAAAAGTGCGCTTTCGCCGCACTCCGTATAAGGCAGGCTTTTGTCCAGAACTGTTCTGTCGCTTGT is a window encoding:
- the TBCEL gene encoding tubulin-specific chaperone cofactor E-like protein; the protein is MDLPSGRSFMQVLCEKYSPENFPYRRGPGMGVHVPATPQGSPMKDRLNLPSVLVLNSCGITCAGDENEIAAFCAHVSELDLSDNKLEDWHEVSKIVSNVPHLEFLNLSSNPLNLSVLERTCAGSFAGIRKLVLNNSKASWETVHTILQELPDLEELFLCLNDYKTVSCSPVCCHSLKLLHITDNNLKDWTEIRKLGIMFPSLDTLVLANNYLTAIEDSEDSLARLFPHLRSISLHKSGLQCWGDIDKLNSFPKLEEVRLLGIPLLQPYTNEERRKLVIARLPSINKLNGSVILEGEREDSERFFIRYYMDFPQEEAPFRYHELVTKYGKLEKLAVVDLRPQSSAKVEVHFRDQVEEMTIRLDQTVAELKKQLKALVQLPTSNMHVTYFDHEAPFGPEEMKYNSRALHSYGIRDGDKIYVDSKAK